The following coding sequences lie in one Pempheris klunzingeri isolate RE-2024b chromosome 13, fPemKlu1.hap1, whole genome shotgun sequence genomic window:
- the LOC139211888 gene encoding nucleolar protein 58-like, giving the protein MEELKEELKKEWKEERKEEWKMKHQKVWKDESKENGKKQGNDKWNKKQSKEHKEESKEETKKERMGQEEEWKEEWKTMREKVWKGEWKEEWKMKDQKVCKDKSKEDGNKQGNDKWNKKQSKEHKEERKEERSRLREKKKHKKCPILHF; this is encoded by the coding sequence ATGGAGGAGTTGAAGGAGGAGTTGAAGAAGGaatggaaggaggagaggaaggaggagtggaagatgAAGCATCAGAAGGTGTGGAAGGACGAAAGTAAGGAAAATGGTAAGAAGCAGGGCAATGACAAGTGGAATAAGAAGCAAAGTAAGGAGCATAAGGAGGAGAGTaaagaggagacaaagaaagagcgtatgggacaggaggaggagtggaaggaggagtggaagacgATGCGGGAGAAGGTGTGGAAGggggagtggaaggaggagtggaagatgAAGGATCAGAAGGTGTGTAAGGACAAAAGTAAGGAGGACGGTAACAAGCAGGGCAATGACAAGTGGAATAAGAAGCAAAGTAAGGAGCataaggaggagagaaaagaagaacgAAGCCGtctgagggagaaaaagaagcatAAAAAATGTCCCATTCTGCACTTTTAG